From the genome of Nodosilinea sp. FACHB-141, one region includes:
- a CDS encoding YdcF family protein, whose amino-acid sequence MFLFLSKLLPLLIYPLGLACVLLVVALICVQRRPRWAAGAIALALGLLLISSNSWVSTAMIRSLEWRYQDTVNLPEAEAIVVLGGAIKPKFPPRPWIDVAEEGDRVLHGARLYLEGKAPLLVLSGGRITWGQGQSRSEAADMAELAEALGVPPSAMLIEPDSLNTFENAAYTQVLLANLGIERILLVTSAMHMPRSLAIFEKQGFEAIPAPTDFHVAQDPADPGLTTWQGRALRLVPQTENLHYLTRALKEYIGIGIYRLKGWL is encoded by the coding sequence ATGTTTTTGTTTTTGTCGAAGCTGCTGCCGCTGCTGATCTATCCGCTGGGGTTGGCTTGTGTGCTGCTGGTGGTGGCGCTGATCTGCGTTCAGCGCCGACCTCGATGGGCGGCGGGTGCGATCGCCCTAGCCCTAGGCCTACTGCTAATCAGCAGCAATAGCTGGGTATCGACGGCGATGATCCGCTCGCTGGAGTGGCGCTACCAGGACACGGTAAATTTGCCGGAGGCAGAGGCGATCGTAGTGCTGGGGGGCGCGATTAAGCCTAAGTTTCCGCCCCGGCCTTGGATTGATGTGGCTGAAGAGGGCGATCGCGTGCTGCACGGGGCGCGGCTTTACCTAGAAGGCAAGGCGCCGCTGCTGGTGTTGAGCGGCGGGCGCATTACTTGGGGACAGGGGCAAAGTCGTTCTGAAGCAGCCGATATGGCTGAGCTAGCCGAGGCGTTAGGGGTGCCCCCTAGTGCCATGCTGATTGAGCCCGACTCGCTCAACACGTTTGAGAATGCGGCCTACACCCAGGTTTTGTTGGCCAATCTCGGCATTGAGCGCATTTTGCTGGTGACCTCAGCGATGCACATGCCCCGTTCCCTGGCGATTTTCGAAAAGCAGGGGTTTGAGGCCATCCCGGCGCCGACCGATTTTCATGTGGCCCAAGACCCTGCTGACCCAGGGCTGACTACCTGGCAGGGCCGCGCTCTGAGACTGGTGCCCCAGACTGAGAACCTGCACTACCTCACCCGCGCTCTTAAGGAATACATTGGCATCGGCATCTATCGACTTAAGGGCTGGCTTTAG
- a CDS encoding ROK family protein: protein MGMTEQQVIGVDLGGSAIKLGRFTQSGHCLAEFAVPTPQPATPELVIAAMADAIATLDPNREAVAIGVGTPGPADAAGRIARVAINLAGWHDVPIADALEAKTGRSVTVANDANCAGLGEAWLGAGRNFKDVLTLTLGTGVGGAIILDGKLFVGRNGTAGELGLITLNPEGPPCNSGNRGSLEQHCSVQAIRRETGLAPATLFDQAKAGDEGAIAFWQTYGRWLGAGIASLVYVLTPEAVILGGGISAAAELFLPTTLAELETRVLLSSREGMQVLVAELGNQAGIAGAARLALQQYG, encoded by the coding sequence ATGGGTATGACAGAGCAGCAGGTAATTGGCGTTGACTTGGGCGGGTCTGCGATCAAGCTGGGACGCTTTACCCAGTCGGGGCATTGCCTGGCCGAATTTGCTGTGCCTACGCCTCAGCCCGCTACCCCAGAGTTGGTCATTGCGGCGATGGCCGATGCGATCGCCACTCTCGACCCTAACCGCGAGGCCGTTGCCATTGGCGTAGGCACCCCCGGCCCCGCTGATGCCGCTGGCCGGATTGCCCGCGTCGCCATTAACCTAGCTGGGTGGCACGATGTGCCGATCGCCGATGCGCTGGAAGCAAAGACGGGGCGATCGGTCACGGTGGCCAACGACGCCAACTGTGCCGGCCTGGGGGAAGCTTGGCTGGGGGCCGGGCGCAACTTTAAAGACGTGCTGACGCTTACCCTGGGCACGGGGGTCGGCGGTGCAATCATTCTGGATGGCAAGCTGTTTGTGGGCCGCAACGGCACTGCTGGGGAACTGGGGCTGATCACCCTTAATCCTGAGGGGCCGCCCTGTAATAGCGGCAACCGAGGATCGCTGGAGCAGCACTGCTCGGTACAGGCGATTCGCCGAGAGACGGGGTTGGCCCCGGCGACGCTGTTTGACCAGGCCAAGGCGGGGGATGAGGGTGCGATCGCCTTTTGGCAAACCTACGGTCGCTGGTTGGGCGCGGGCATTGCCAGCCTGGTCTATGTGCTGACCCCAGAGGCGGTGATTCTCGGCGGCGGTATCAGCGCGGCGGCGGAACTGTTTTTGCCAACGACTTTAGCAGAGCTAGAGACCCGCGTGTTGCTCAGCTCTCGCGAGGGAATGCAGGTACTGGTGGCGGAGCTGGGCAATCAGGCGGGCATTGCTGGAGCGGCTCGCCTGGCATTACAGCAGTATGGCTAA
- a CDS encoding general stress protein: protein MGTTDSQSTRHSRAVGLFSTRQEAEQALHQLGDSGFHMDRVSVVAKSGEGLNDLTTDGDFDPDKTKAEQTQDGAGAGATAGAVTGGAVGLIGSLGVLAIPGVGPLAGAGILLANTLLGSGIGAASGGLLGGLIGWGVPEDRANYYNDRVYNNDDYLVLVEGSEQEIQTAESVLSQNGIRDWGVYGATGSPVYTGG, encoded by the coding sequence ATGGGAACGACTGATAGTCAATCTACTCGACACAGCCGTGCCGTTGGCCTGTTTTCGACTCGGCAGGAAGCTGAGCAAGCCCTGCACCAACTAGGTGATTCAGGCTTTCACATGGACCGCGTTTCAGTGGTGGCTAAATCTGGAGAAGGGTTGAATGACCTAACTACTGATGGGGACTTCGACCCCGATAAGACCAAGGCTGAGCAGACCCAAGACGGTGCCGGTGCTGGTGCAACGGCCGGTGCCGTGACCGGCGGTGCCGTTGGTCTAATTGGTAGCTTGGGTGTGTTGGCTATTCCCGGTGTGGGGCCACTTGCGGGGGCTGGCATCTTGCTTGCCAACACGCTCTTAGGTAGCGGTATTGGTGCAGCCAGCGGCGGCTTACTCGGTGGGCTCATTGGCTGGGGCGTACCCGAAGATCGCGCCAACTACTACAACGATCGCGTGTATAACAACGACGATTACTTAGTGTTGGTAGAAGGCAGCGAGCAAGAGATTCAGACCGCTGAATCGGTGCTAAGTCAAAACGGCATTCGCGACTGGGGTGTCTATGGCGCTACCGGCTCTCCTGTCTACACAGGTGGCTAA
- a CDS encoding DUF2199 domain-containing protein: protein MLPFLCSVCGQYHDNLLMDLAYQRPADVFKVPANERPQRIRVNEDLCIIDDTEFYIRGVLMLPVHELVDSFRWGVWAQVDKEAFDYYHTHWNVPSTDNFRSLYGVLSGGISAYPNSDQLMITIHLQANNQRPLFVVLNQKHPLGEAQRQGISLHDIEKFIAPVVNR from the coding sequence ATGCTTCCATTCCTCTGTAGCGTGTGCGGTCAGTATCACGACAATCTTCTGATGGATTTGGCCTATCAGCGTCCCGCTGATGTCTTTAAAGTTCCTGCCAATGAACGTCCTCAGCGAATCCGCGTGAATGAGGATTTGTGTATTATCGATGATACCGAATTCTATATTCGCGGTGTGCTCATGCTTCCTGTACATGAGCTTGTTGATTCGTTCCGCTGGGGCGTTTGGGCCCAAGTTGACAAGGAAGCATTTGACTACTATCACACGCACTGGAATGTCCCATCCACAGATAACTTCAGGTCTCTATATGGTGTGTTATCCGGGGGCATTAGTGCATATCCAAACAGTGATCAACTGATGATTACTATTCATTTGCAAGCAAACAATCAGCGCCCACTGTTTGTCGTTTTAAATCAGAAGCATCCACTTGGAGAGGCTCAACGACAAGGTATTTCACTGCATGATATTGAAAAATTTATTGCGCCGGTTGTCAACCGCTAA
- a CDS encoding DUF938 domain-containing protein — protein MFTSPDARRYAPATERNREPILAVLQRVLPPTGTVLEVSSGTGEHAVFFAPHLAPRQWLPSDLDPGARASIAAWREAAPAANLHTPIALDAAAPLWPVESENFRDLLSELDLQQHPITALVNINMIHIAPWAACLGLLAAAGRILPPGGILYLYGPYKQNGQHTALSNEAFDASLQAQNPDWGVRDLDAVVAAAKVYGLALVETITMPANNLSVVFRAIG, from the coding sequence ATGTTCACCTCGCCCGATGCCCGTCGCTATGCTCCTGCCACCGAGCGCAACCGCGAGCCGATCTTAGCGGTGCTCCAGCGAGTGCTGCCCCCCACCGGCACCGTGCTCGAAGTGTCGAGCGGCACCGGAGAGCACGCCGTGTTCTTTGCGCCTCACCTCGCGCCTCGGCAGTGGCTGCCCTCAGACCTCGACCCCGGTGCCCGAGCTAGTATCGCCGCCTGGCGAGAGGCCGCTCCTGCCGCAAACCTGCACACGCCCATCGCGTTAGATGCGGCCGCCCCTCTGTGGCCAGTCGAATCTGAAAACTTTAGAGATTTGCTCTCGGAGCTAGACTTGCAGCAGCATCCAATCACCGCCCTGGTCAATATCAACATGATTCACATTGCTCCCTGGGCTGCCTGCTTAGGGCTGCTGGCGGCAGCGGGGCGAATTTTGCCGCCCGGCGGTATTTTGTATCTCTATGGGCCTTACAAACAAAACGGGCAGCATACCGCCCTCAGTAACGAGGCGTTTGACGCCAGCTTACAGGCCCAAAACCCTGACTGGGGCGTGCGCGATTTAGACGCGGTGGTAGCCGCCGCCAAAGTCTATGGGCTGGCGCTAGTCGAAACCATCACCATGCCTGCCAACAATCTTTCGGTGGTGTTCAGGGCGATCGGTTAA
- a CDS encoding substrate-binding domain-containing protein, producing MNRRSFLAGASGVTLATLLAGCQRSSAANLRLAMVPNSVPAQLLKAFQQLPERGSSVAVTPQDSLLKLYSLLQDWHGEGNELAPMADWVSLADYWLAPAIRQELVQPIEVASVSRWGDLNQVWLDLVRRDRSGTPNPEGSIWAVPYRWSHLVLLYDPTRLPRQAAQLKTWADLLRPELARRLVLPDHPRLVLGLAQKALKSSANSADPAAVSGLNTFLAELHQQVRAYDSNYYLESLIVGDATAVVGWSDDVLPLLRQYRHLAVAVPLEGTLLSAQLWVRPQAVPAPAPAATDWLNFCLGDDFATQLAIFGHTTSPLLWGVDPQQRPEPLQTPPEIVLTPAIADQSEFLLPLKAEAEDRYGRLWQSLRA from the coding sequence ATGAATCGTCGCAGCTTTTTGGCGGGGGCCAGCGGGGTGACCCTGGCTACGCTGCTGGCCGGTTGCCAGCGGTCCAGCGCTGCTAACCTGCGGCTAGCTATGGTGCCCAACTCGGTGCCCGCTCAGCTGCTCAAAGCGTTTCAGCAGCTGCCGGAGCGGGGCAGCAGTGTGGCCGTGACGCCGCAGGATTCGCTGCTGAAGTTGTATAGTCTGCTGCAAGACTGGCACGGCGAGGGAAATGAATTGGCACCGATGGCCGACTGGGTAAGTTTAGCCGACTATTGGCTGGCCCCCGCCATTCGCCAGGAGCTGGTGCAGCCGATTGAGGTGGCGTCAGTTTCTCGCTGGGGGGATCTAAATCAGGTCTGGCTCGATCTGGTGCGGCGCGATCGCAGCGGCACCCCCAACCCCGAGGGCAGCATCTGGGCTGTACCCTATCGCTGGAGCCACCTGGTCCTGCTCTACGACCCCACTCGTTTACCCCGTCAGGCAGCTCAGCTCAAAACCTGGGCCGACTTGCTACGACCTGAGCTGGCGCGCCGCCTGGTGCTGCCTGACCATCCCCGTCTGGTGCTGGGGCTGGCTCAAAAAGCCTTGAAGTCCTCGGCCAACAGTGCAGACCCCGCCGCTGTTTCAGGCCTAAACACCTTTTTAGCCGAGCTGCACCAGCAAGTGCGAGCCTACGACTCTAATTATTACCTTGAGAGTTTGATTGTTGGCGACGCGACCGCCGTGGTTGGTTGGTCAGACGACGTACTGCCGCTGCTACGCCAGTATCGCCACTTAGCCGTCGCGGTGCCCCTTGAGGGAACGCTGCTGAGTGCCCAACTCTGGGTACGACCCCAGGCAGTGCCCGCCCCTGCTCCGGCCGCTACCGACTGGCTCAATTTTTGCCTGGGGGATGACTTTGCCACTCAGCTCGCCATCTTTGGCCACACTACTTCGCCGCTGCTGTGGGGGGTTGACCCGCAGCAACGGCCCGAGCCCCTGCAAACGCCGCCAGAGATCGTGCTGACTCCGGCGATCGCCGACCAAAGCGAGTTTCTACTTCCTCTCAAGGCCGAAGCTGAAGATCGCTACGGTCGTCTGTGGCAAAGCTTACGCGCCTAG
- a CDS encoding TIGR03960 family B12-binding radical SAM protein — MSVSINTLVNAEVSRPGRYLGNELGAAHKPWDGASVRWVLTYPEVYEVGASNLGHIILYSILNAQPRQLCDRAYLPAPDLAAKLKATQTPLFAVESQRSLTDFDILGFSLSYELGATNILEMLSLSGIPLTWQERDQAKAFAPEAGSWPLIFAGGQTATSNPEPYADFFDFVALGDGEELLPEIALVMEEGKAAGLSREVLLLDLAQVPGVYVPRFYDMADDGSVHPNRPDVPARVLRRVATPIPAYAMGLVPYVETVHDRLTVEIRRGCTRGCRFCQPGMLTRPARDVEPEAVIDAIETGMRKTGYDEFSLLSLSCSDYLALPAVGVEVKNRLKDENISLSLPSQRVDRFDENIANIIGGTRLTGLTFAPEAGTQRMRDIINKGLTNEELLRGIKTAHEQGWGRVKLYFMIGLPGETDTDVLGIAETVRWLRQACTQPGRRPLAFNITISNFTPKPHTPFQWHSVSTEEFRRKQRLLREEFRVLRWAKVNFTDVRISAMEDFVGRGDRRLSAVVRRAWELGAGMDSWWESLENAFKAWTQAIDEADLTWKYRKVDQGEWNVMDTDVTDVGVDRPSLDTPLPWDHVDTGIDKAWLKDDLLRAVEAATVPDCSFEGCSHCGVCGPDFGHNVVVPPPPIPAFLGHGQPNSERVQRLRVTLGKLGSMALLGHLDMVRLFDRALRRAGLPIAFTGGFHPGPRLSPANALPLGATSSGEVVDFELTQAIAPADFLQRLGAQLPPEIPLYAIAEVPLDEPSATKLLDQAEYYLHVSLEDIGAASLDWEGWIESVLALDEVPWEKKTKSGKMQLINLRERLHELTVVSPDHPLPVGLEYPKGSLGVWLRAVGHCRNDGNLLRPEHVVSMVEKVASQPLALQHVHRSRLIFL; from the coding sequence GTGTCTGTATCAATTAACACATTGGTGAATGCCGAGGTTTCTCGGCCAGGTCGCTATCTGGGTAACGAACTTGGTGCTGCTCACAAGCCCTGGGACGGGGCTAGCGTGCGCTGGGTGCTAACTTATCCTGAGGTTTATGAGGTTGGGGCCTCTAACCTGGGCCACATCATTCTCTATAGCATCTTAAATGCCCAACCTCGGCAGCTGTGCGATCGCGCCTACCTACCGGCCCCTGACCTAGCTGCTAAGCTCAAAGCTACCCAGACGCCTCTGTTTGCGGTCGAATCGCAGCGATCGCTGACCGACTTCGACATTCTGGGTTTTAGCCTCAGCTATGAGCTAGGGGCCACAAACATCCTTGAAATGTTATCGCTGTCGGGCATTCCGCTCACCTGGCAGGAGCGCGACCAGGCCAAAGCCTTTGCCCCCGAGGCAGGCTCCTGGCCATTAATCTTTGCTGGTGGCCAAACTGCCACCTCTAACCCCGAACCCTACGCCGACTTCTTTGACTTCGTGGCCCTGGGTGACGGCGAGGAGTTACTGCCCGAAATCGCCTTAGTAATGGAAGAGGGCAAGGCCGCTGGCTTGAGCCGAGAGGTCCTACTGCTCGATCTGGCCCAGGTGCCAGGGGTCTACGTGCCTCGGTTTTACGACATGGCCGACGATGGCTCGGTGCATCCCAATCGGCCCGACGTACCCGCACGGGTGCTGCGCCGGGTGGCTACCCCCATTCCCGCCTATGCTATGGGCCTGGTGCCCTACGTCGAAACGGTCCACGATCGCCTGACGGTGGAAATTCGGCGGGGTTGCACTCGGGGCTGCCGCTTTTGCCAACCAGGTATGCTGACACGCCCGGCCCGGGATGTGGAGCCAGAGGCCGTCATCGACGCCATTGAGACCGGCATGCGCAAGACCGGCTATGACGAGTTTTCGCTGCTGTCGCTGAGCTGTTCTGACTATCTAGCCCTACCAGCGGTGGGGGTAGAGGTTAAAAACCGCCTCAAGGACGAAAATATTTCGCTGTCGCTGCCCAGCCAGCGGGTCGATCGCTTCGATGAAAACATTGCCAATATCATTGGCGGCACCCGCCTCACTGGGCTCACCTTTGCTCCCGAGGCAGGCACCCAGCGCATGCGCGACATCATCAACAAAGGGCTGACCAACGAAGAACTGCTGCGCGGCATCAAAACCGCCCACGAGCAGGGCTGGGGCCGGGTCAAACTGTACTTCATGATCGGCCTACCCGGCGAGACCGATACTGATGTTCTAGGCATTGCTGAAACTGTGCGCTGGTTGCGCCAAGCCTGTACCCAGCCAGGACGACGTCCCCTGGCCTTTAATATCACCATTTCTAATTTCACCCCAAAACCCCACACCCCGTTTCAGTGGCATTCGGTCTCGACGGAGGAGTTTCGTCGCAAGCAGCGGCTGCTGCGAGAAGAATTTCGGGTTTTGCGCTGGGCCAAGGTCAACTTTACCGACGTGCGCATATCAGCGATGGAAGACTTTGTCGGCCGGGGCGATCGCCGCCTGTCTGCCGTGGTGCGCCGCGCCTGGGAACTAGGGGCCGGCATGGACAGCTGGTGGGAGAGCTTAGAGAATGCCTTTAAAGCTTGGACCCAAGCCATTGACGAAGCCGATCTGACCTGGAAGTACCGGAAGGTCGATCAGGGCGAATGGAACGTGATGGACACCGATGTGACCGATGTCGGGGTCGACCGCCCTAGCCTTGATACCCCCTTGCCCTGGGATCACGTGGATACTGGCATCGACAAAGCCTGGCTCAAAGACGACTTACTCCGCGCCGTAGAGGCGGCCACAGTTCCCGACTGTTCCTTTGAGGGCTGTAGCCACTGCGGCGTCTGCGGCCCCGACTTTGGCCACAATGTGGTGGTGCCGCCGCCGCCAATTCCCGCTTTCCTTGGCCACGGCCAGCCCAACTCCGAGCGAGTGCAGCGCCTGCGGGTGACCCTGGGCAAGCTGGGGTCGATGGCCCTACTTGGCCACCTAGACATGGTGCGCCTGTTCGATCGCGCCCTGCGGCGGGCTGGGCTACCTATCGCCTTCACCGGCGGTTTCCATCCGGGTCCACGCTTGTCACCCGCTAATGCACTCCCTCTAGGGGCTACCAGCAGTGGCGAAGTGGTGGATTTTGAGCTGACACAGGCGATCGCCCCCGCCGACTTTCTTCAGCGGCTAGGGGCTCAACTGCCGCCGGAGATTCCGCTCTACGCCATCGCTGAGGTGCCTCTAGATGAGCCTTCTGCGACTAAGCTCCTTGACCAGGCCGAATACTACCTACACGTAAGTTTAGAAGACATTGGCGCAGCATCTCTAGACTGGGAGGGTTGGATTGAGAGCGTCCTCGCCCTCGATGAAGTGCCTTGGGAAAAGAAAACTAAGTCTGGAAAGATGCAACTCATTAACTTGCGAGAGCGCTTGCATGAGCTAACGGTGGTTAGCCCAGACCACCCTCTACCCGTGGGTCTGGAGTATCCTAAAGGTAGCCTTGGAGTCTGGCTCAGAGCTGTAGGCCACTGTCGCAACGACGGGAACCTGCTGCGCCCAGAGCACGTCGTCTCCATGGTAGAGAAGGTAGCTAGCCAGCCACTAGCGCTACAGCACGTGCATCGCAGCCGACTCATTTTTCTTTAG
- a CDS encoding STAS domain-containing protein gives MQTMTKEMAIFQAQGSLNASNAHEFHSSLMQKIQSDRADGLFVDMSQVESLDSAGLISLVSALKHARQLQKRLCLCSVPPAIRIVFELTQLDRAFEMVDELPVAA, from the coding sequence ATGCAGACTATGACTAAAGAAATGGCTATTTTTCAAGCCCAGGGCTCTCTCAACGCGTCTAACGCCCATGAGTTCCATTCGTCTTTAATGCAGAAGATCCAGTCTGACCGGGCCGATGGCCTGTTCGTAGACATGAGCCAAGTCGAGTCGCTTGATAGTGCTGGGCTGATCTCTTTGGTGTCGGCATTGAAGCACGCTCGTCAGCTACAAAAGCGCCTCTGCCTCTGCTCTGTGCCGCCGGCTATTCGCATTGTGTTTGAACTCACCCAGCTCGATCGCGCCTTTGAGATGGTGGATGAGCTGCCGGTAGCCGCTTAA